A stretch of Babesia bigemina genome assembly Bbig001, chromosome : III DNA encodes these proteins:
- a CDS encoding MT-A70 family protein, putative, whose product MSRRGSRSRSDSRRRGSPSSRKSSRRKERDSRRSRDRSFERSSHWKERVSRRGILASSEKSASSRKAREEQRFLEVGDDSHVFSTLDLMFVVGKHLLKLRDNEELPLNVYELRRRMSDYFEGPHRLRFSTVCSINVLSNLLKYMHLGTVTEQEQPAAKVPPESQGETPRSHDHGSRTESAHTAEDSALSNADGVSVAESHATNDVAGVEGVPDANGDADKEDTVDNKVEPDNDGNTGNGEGVAGEDKAAEQPSPLEVYLDGLPEVSDQSFRDVKFHHSLVQLELQHGVLRVMDVRGQLLKRILLRNRKKQRVVDVADALATESIITTGRDHPSREDLDTSRSATVDDYDLTNLTGRVYPIKGGSKKAADDADEMNVDDNIAVSWQTSTDTETRGLQSGKGRGGSDKDGEDTSKELGRDVRRTEGMRESGRGTSLSARSDDPPYDLDGLYKVLYQTPARELKRIAHFQLKEQSGFREICTYGTRADCRMQNYMSLMCNKIHFKRIILPNTLVQLGDCSYLDTCRHIETCRFVHYQVESDIPPRAPVDEVSQGQWICCDVRKLDFSIFNPFVSVVMADPPWDIHMDLPYGTMKDSEMRHLKVQNIQSEGLLFLWVTGRTLEVGRECMEIWGYRQMDEIVWVKTNQLQRIIRTGRTGHWINHSKEHCLIGIKGNPVINRYLDCDVVVSEVRETSRKPDEIYGIIERMVPGALKLEIFGRSHNVRNNWITLGNQLDGYKLTHPEIKKRYEEILAKGDATAAAPANAPQPAADAANTSNPETVM is encoded by the exons ATGAGCCGCAGGGGCTCGCGCTCGAGGTCGGATTCGCGACGTCGCGGATCGCCGTCGTCACGCAAGTCCAGCCGACGCAAGGAACGCGATTCACGCAGGTCGCGCGACCGCTCATTCGAACGCAGCTCGCACTGGAAGGAGCGAGTTAGCCGACGCGGCATCCTTGCCTCCTCGGAGAAGAGCGCAAGCTCGCGGAAGGCCAGAGAGGAGCAGCGGTTCCTCGAAGTCGGCGACGACAGCCATGTTTTCTCAACGCTGGACCTCATGTTCGTGGTCGGCAAGCACCTGCTGAAGCTCCGGGACAACGAGGAGCTGCCGCTGAATGTGTACGAGCTCAGGAGAAGGATGAGCGACTACTTCGAGGGGCCGCACAGGCTCAGATTTAGCACGGTGTGCAGCATCAACGTGCTGTCGAACCTCCTGAAGTATATGCACCTGGGTACGGTCACCGAGCAGGAACAGCCCGCCGCCAAGGTACCGCCCGAGAGCCAGGGTGAAACGCCCAGGTCGCATGACCATGGATCCAGGACGGAATCCGCGCACACGGCTGAGGACAGCGCCCTCTCGAATGCGGATGGCGTCAGCGTGGCAGAATCGCACGCGACGAATGACGTGGCGGGTGTTGAAGGGGTGCCAGATGCCAATGGAGATGCGGATAAGGAAGACACAGTTGACAACAAGGTGGAGCCTGACAATGATGGTAACACCGGGAATGGCGAGGGGGTTGCCGGTGAAGACAAGGCTGCTGAGCAGCCATCGCCGTTAGAGGTTTACCTGGACGGGCTGCCGGAAGTGTCCGACCAGTCGTTCAGGGACGTCAAGTTCCACCACTCGCTTGTACAGCTCGAGCTGCAACACGGGGTATTGCGCGTGATGGATGTGAGAGgacagctgctgaagcgcaTTCTGCTGCGCAATCGCAAGAAGCAGCGGGTTGTGGACGTCGCAGACGCCCTCGCCACGGAGTCCATAATCACCACGGGCAGGGACCATCCGAGCAGAGAGGACCTCGACACTTCGCGCTCAGCGACGGTTGACGACTATGACCTGACCAACCTGACTGGGCGTGTGTATCCGATAAAGGGGGGCTCGAAGAAGGCAGCGGACGATGCAGACGAAATGAACGTAGATGACAACATCGCTGTGTCATGGCAAACTTCAACAGATACAGAAACGAGGGGACTGCAATCCGGCAAgggccgtggcggcagcgATAAAGACGGTGAGGACACCAGCAAGGAGCTGGGCCGTGACGTGCGTAGAACGGAGGGGATGCGTGAATCGGGTAGGGGAACTTCGTTGTCTGCACGCTCAGACGACCCGCCGTATGACCTGGACGGGCTGTACAAGGTGCTCTACCAGACGCCCGCACGCGAACTGAAGCGCATTGCGCACTTCCAGTTGAAGGAGCAGAGTGGCTTCAGAGAAATATGCACGTACGGCACACGGGCGGACTGCCGTATGCAGAACTACATGTCGCTCATGTGCAACAAGATCCATTTCAAGCGCATCATCCTCCCGAACACGCTGGTGCAGCTGGGGGACTGCTCTTACCTGGACACGTGCCGGCACATTGAGACCTGCCGGTTCGTGCACTACCAGGTGGAAAGCGACATACCGCCACGTGCGCCGGTGGACGAGGTCTCGCAAGGCCAGTGGATATGCTGCGACGTGAGGAAGCTCGACTTCTCGATATTCAACCCCTTCGTGTCGGTGGTCATGGCAGACCCGCCATGGGACATCCACATGGACCTCCCGTACGGCACCATGAAGGACTCGGAGATGCGACACCTGAAGGTGCAGAACATCCAAAGCGAAGGGCTGCTGTTCCTCTGGGTCACCGGACGCACGCTGGAGGTCGGCCGCGAGTGCATGGAGATTTGGGGATATAGGCAGATGGACGAGATCGTGTGGGTCAAGACGAACCAGCTGCAACGCATCATCCGCACTGGACGGACGGGGCACTGGATCAACCACTCCAAGGAGCACTGCCTCATCGGGATAAAGGGCAACCCCGTGATAAACCGCTACCTGGACTGCGACGTCGTGGTGTCCGAAGTACGCGAGACCTCACGGAAGCCCGACGAGATTTACGGGATCATCGAGCGCATGGTGCCTGGGGCACTCAAGTTGGAGATCTTCGGCAGGAGCCACAACGTGCGCAACAACTGGATCACCCTCG GCAACCAGCTTGACGGATACAAGCTGACGCACCCCGAGATAAAGAAGCGGTACGAGGAAATATTGGCCAAGGGCGACGCGACCGCCGCCGCGCCGGCGAATGCGCCCCAGCCGGCCGCCGATGCCGCCAACACTAGCAACCCCGAAACAGTAATGTAG
- a CDS encoding centrin, putative, with protein MTIGRRDYGEAAAAGHTGLTDDEVYEMQEAFNLFDTDGSGTIDPREIKCAMQSLGIDKKNPLVYQIVADLEKSGSTQIDFNDFLDSITLKLGNRDSKEGIRRIFNLFDQDNTGSISFKNLKKVATELGEFISDEELRDMIHRSDSNGDGLLSFEDFYSVMAKRPLP; from the exons ATGACCATCGGCCGGCGCGACTACGGCGAGGCCGCAGCGGCCGGGCACACCGGGCTGACTGACGACGAGGTGTACGAGATGCAGGAGGCATTCAACCTCTTCGACACCGACGGCTCAG GCACCATCGATCCTAGGGAGATCAAGTGCGCCATGCAGAGCCTGGGAATTGACAAAAAGAACCCTCTGGTGTACCAGATAGTCGCCGACCTGGAGAAGAGCGGGTCCACGCAGATCGACTTCAACGACTTCCTGGACTCCATCACGCTGAAGCTGGGCAACCGCGACAGCAAGGAGGGCATCCGGCGCATATTCAACCTCTTCGACCAGGACAACACGGGGTCGATTTCCTTCAAGAACCTCAAAAAGGTCGCCACCGAGCTTGGCGAGTTTATATCGGACGAGGAACTGCGGGACATGATACACAGATCGGATTCCAACGGCGACGGCCTGCTGTCCTTCGAGGACTTTTACAGCGTCATGGCCAAGCgtccgctgccgtga